In Micropterus dolomieu isolate WLL.071019.BEF.003 ecotype Adirondacks linkage group LG17, ASM2129224v1, whole genome shotgun sequence, one genomic interval encodes:
- the ly6d gene encoding lymphocyte antigen 6D — MKVLLVTLLLVLLCSTQVLALRCYTCEDENDHICKSETNCPASAQYCKTFQKLDELSRTCEDFCAEDFYTTCCQDDLC; from the exons ATGAAGGTCCTGCTTGTCACGCTGCTGCTCGTGCTGCTGTGTAGCACTCAAG TGCTAGCACTGAGATGCTACACCTGTGAAGATGAGAACGATCACATCTGTAAGAGCGAGACGAACTGCCCGGCATCAGCTCAATACTGCAAGACCTTTCAGAAAC tGGATGAACTTTCTCGAACTTGTGAGGATTTCTGTGCAGAGGACTTTTATACAACCTGCTGCCAAGATGACCTTTGCTAG